Part of the Bacteroidota bacterium genome is shown below.
CTGGATGACTGTGGAAATGCAGATCAACCCGTTAGATCAAGTGGCTAACATGCAGGATCAGACAGAATGGATTGTTAACGTTCATGGTACCTTTGCTGCGCATGAAGACGATGCAGGCGAAGCCTGGTGGCAGTGGGGCAGTGACTTTTCTAAAACGCTGCAAGCTCACCTGCCAGGCCATGTCCAGTTTCTACCAGCAGATCATACCTTTCACTGGAGCGGTAAAAATTCTGAAAGAGAAAGAGAGCAGGCGGCGCGTGACTTGCTCACGCTGCTTGAGGGGATTGACCGCCCATTTCATGTTATTGCGCACAGCCATGGTGGGAGCGTATTGTGGCGCGCGTTGCAATTGAGTTTGTTCAAGTCAGTTACCAAACCACCCGGGCATGCAGACCGCCAGGGCTTGACCAATCTGAAAAGCTGGACAACAATTGGTACACCTTTCCTTGATATCAAACCTCAAGCCATTGAAGTTAACCTTTTCACCCTGTTATATCGCTTTGCAGCTATTCTGGCTTACTTGCTGTTCTTTGCGGCAGCGGGATATATCGCTTACGTACTGCTTGGTCTAATCCCGGCGCTGGCCTGGCCGTTTACGAAAGGTTGGTTGATTGCAGCACTTGTTACTTTACCTGTGTCGCTGCTCTTGATGCTCGTTGGTGTCGGTAATGCTGCCGGCTTTCTTGAGGCCATGATGCTCGAGATTGGCAAGCCTTTGCAGCGTTGGACAAGCCGCGTATATGCTGGTCGGTGGTTGCCGCTCTGGTCTGAACACGATGAAGCCCTGCTTGCCATTCGGGCTGCGCGCAAGATGAAAGGTGAGTTTGCACCGCGTATCGAACCGGTAAAAGCTGTCTTCGGGACGGATGTGCTTTTGCGGATATTTCGCTGGCCATCGGAAAAGCTATGGATGCCGGTGTACAACAGGTTTCTGGCACCCCGTGGTGACCGTGCTTTTTTGTCCATCTTGCAAAAATTTTCTTCAGGAAATGATTTGCCCGGCACGCTCGTCAGGCGGGTCACGGCCGGACCGGCACCGTTGCTTGATAGTCCACCATCCCTTTCCCCATCTATACAAACCGAATTGGTAGACAATGCAAATGCGGCCTTGCTTAAAGTAATGCCGCAAGTTCGCCCCTTGCTGGGTGGGTTGGCAGCCGGTCAGATGTTACTCAAACAGGATCATGATCCCGGCTTGCTCTCTGGTGATGAGATGGTCCATACCACGTATTACAGACATGCTGAAATCATTAAGCTGATCGGAGACTATATCAGGCGGACAACGCCAGGGGATGCAATTGGTGTGGGGGCCGTCGATCCGTGGTTGGCGCAAATGGAGCACTGGAAGCAGACATCCCTGAAAACAATACAAGATCATCCGGGTGATCCAGGCGGGTGGACGCTGTATCGCTGGATGGGAAAGGTGCTTTCTGAGGGCCAGGTTGTTCAGGGATTCTATAACGCGATGCCTGTGCCAGGTTTATTACGATTGGCAAAAATAGCGTTGGCGTTGGCTGATATGTATGAGCGGAATAAGTCTAAAGATGGTTGAATTGAGTCCGCTCTTTGCACATTTACGCCTTGCTAGAGCGGACATTGCCTATTTTTCGAGGATGCTGGTTTTGCGCGACAGTGTAGCTGAGCCTGTAGCCCAAACCAGGTTGAGTTCGTCTGCTTGCATGGCATTGAGCGCTTGTTGAATGCCCTGACACGTGAAGGCAGGCTTTACGCCGTTGATCTCAGTGAACCGCAGGCCGGGCCGGATGCCGGCTGCTTGTGCAGGAGAGTTGTCCCATACAGCCGCTACATATACTTCCCCCTCAAAAGCCAATGAGAATCCAAAAGACGGATGTGAAAAGCCGCCATCAGCATATTGGTTAAAGTAGGCCGCCTCTGACTTGATGTCGAGTGTCACTACAAAGTGCTTGAGCATCGCAGCGCCTATCAGGCTGGGTGATAATTCGCGCTGGATTGCACCCACGCGACCAAGTTTCAGGTTATCTATGGCGAGCGCTTTTAATTCAACCTGGAGCTGATCGGCGTTGGCGGCTTGTCCGCCTAATGAGCCGCCGGCAGATCCGAATCCGCTATTTGTGTTGCCTACACCTTTAGCATTTCTTGCGCCCTCCAAATCTGCTGTAGAAATAGCAAAGTAAGCCGGTGATCCCGTGTCAAACATTGCTTTGCTGCGGGCACGCCGGGCGAATTGTACGTCCAGGAAAGGTGTATGCGTGTAGCCAAAGCTGTGGAGTTGGGTCTTGGTTGCATGGCCCAGAGAAGGCATGTGCGTCACATCCGTATTGAACCTGATGACCCCTTTGTTAAGGTCGATTTGCCAGGCACCGAGCGGTAACAGTTCTGAACCGAGTACACCATCTCCGATAAAGCAATTTGTCGCAGTTGAACCCGCAAAATCTGCAGCAAACATGGGCACTTTGTTCATAATTGTGCCTCCGATGTTGATGGAGGTTTGCACGATGTTGCTTTCAATGATATTTCCGTGGGAGTCCTGGCCCTTGCTTTTGCCGACAACTTGCAAGCCTAACTCCTGCGCAAGCGTTTTGTCAATCATCGAGGGCGACCCTGTATCGAAAACAAAGCGCCTTGGTTTACCGCCCAGTTCAACTTCAACATAGATTTTGGAAGCCATTACCTGAACAGGGATTTCAAACGACGATGTTTCATTTCCCAGGTAGGGCCCTTGTGTCATCCATTGGGGCGGCGTGTGCTGCGCAATTGACGAAGAGGCCAGTAGCAGGGATACAAACAAAAATGCAATGGATGGCTTCATTGGCGGGTTTAAGTTGACACGGTCAGTTGGCGAAGTAAAATGCACTATTGAGCTAGTGAAACAGGAGAGGCTGCCGCTCCACGGTGCATTTATTTACGCAAAGCGACTGGTTTATTCGTTGCGAAAAAGTACAGCGCCTGGTTTGTGCTCACCTGCACCCATGTATAACGGACATAGACGCAGTTTCTTGTGTCTCCTTGAACAGGTGCTGCAAATTTTATGTGCTCAGCTTAAAACCGTTCTTCGTCGAAAAAGAGGTTGATGTGTTCGACGCCTTTCACATCCTGCAACGCCTTGGTGAACGAGGCGCTTTTTTTCTCGGTTTTAAAATCTACGTAGTACGACATTTCGACGCCATCCGCCTCCGTGCCAAGGGTTTTCACATTGATCACTTTGTATTTTTTGCAATATTGTTTTAGTACGCCCATGTAAGGCGGTGTTTCTTCGCCATTGGCCCAAAAGGAAAACTGCAACAAATACTCTTTTCGATTGGGTACCGACAGCTTTGTTTTTGAGAAGACAAAGAGGATAGCAGAGACGTACAGGGTGCCGGTTAAGGCGAGCATATGGTAGCCAACACCTGTTGCCATACCGATAGCCAAACTGAAAAAAATGTAGACAATGTCTTTGGTATCCTTTACCGCGGTGCGAAATCTGATGATCGACATGGCGCCGACCAACCCAAAAGCACGCGCCAGGTTATTGCCAATCGCCATGATGACAATCGCTGTAATCATGGCGAGTAAAACCATCGAGTTTACAAAGTTGGCTGAATAACCGGGGCCAGTGTGCGTAAGCCTGTAAATCCATGAGATGAACAACCCGCAAACCAGCGCAATGGTGATGTTCAGCATCATTGCAGAGGACGAGAGCGGAAAGAGATCCAGTTGGGCGAGTTCGTTAATCATAACGCGTACTGATTGTTTAATGCTGGGGCCTGGGTGCGATACGGAGACCGATCAACCGTGAGGCCATAACGAAACTTCCTTGGGCCATTGTGGGAGTCGAGGCAAATGGTATACTTGGAAAGTGCCATGCGTTTGAGTTGGTAGCGCTCGAGTATCCTGAGGATCCAGTGGGGCAGTCCTGTGAAAAATTTCACTTCCAAGATGAAATGCCCCGGCATCGCATACTTGATCTGATGCTCTTTGTAGAGCATGCCCAACGACGGGAAGAGGGTGCTGCGTACATTTTTGTCGAACGTGAGGCGGACCTTGGGGTCAAATTTGCTAAAAAACGGCTCTCTGTCATAAATCACCAGCACAGCCGGCCGCAGTCTCCGCCGGTTGTAGTGATACAAAAAACGCTGCGCGTCTTTTTTCTCCTTTCCGTTGCCGCTGAAAGAGATGATGCTGTCATCGATGTTGCCGCCTTCCAGTGCCGTCGCCAGATCTTCAGCGAGCATGGGCGCGCGGTTTTTCTCGATGTTGTTGTTGTACTTCCGTTTGATCTCTAAAAAGACCACGCTGTCTTTGCCCGGCGTATCATAGCCGCGAATACGAAATTTCTTACGGACCTTAACGCCGGCGTGCTTTTCATCGTAGCATGAAAAATCGTGGGTGTCGTAATAAACACTCCGCACCGTGTATTCATTTTTCCCCTGTTTGGCAGCAAACGGATCCACTTTCACATAAGGACGCATTGCTGCTCTGATTTCATCTCTGAGCTTGTCAGGTACGAGGTATTTGTATTCAAATCTGCCGGGCATATCCTCTTCCGCTTATTCTAAAAACCGTTTGACAAATCCCAGGGGTGTGCTCTTTTGGCATGCAATCGCACTTCGCACAGCCATTCCCGGCATAACTGATGCATCTGCATCATCAAGCACGGCAAGCGCAATCAGTACCTGTTCTCCGTTGACAACGTGCACCTCGCGATCAAGGGAGAAAACTGCAGCGATGAAAGGATTCGTCTGCCCTGGCACCGTGATTTCGACGGATTCAACTTCTTCCAGGGCTTGCACATCGCTCAGCTTCACCATCATGAAAGCGATTAAGGCTGAAGTGTCTCTAATAACCAACAGTGTATCTGACGAAAAAGAACGCGCGACGCTGCCGGCAACAGGCGATGTGATGGTGAACGCGTTAATGCGCTTTCTTAGTGCGCCAATTTCGTTTTCCAGTGCGAAAATCTGTGTGCGAATCATGTTGAGATAAGCCGGCTTGGCACCCATCTGGGTTGAAGCCAGCTGTGCCTCGGCAATAGAAACCGCAATCTGCAAGGCCGCTTCCTTGTTTTTTGCAACCTCATATTCTTCTTCGGAAACAAGCTGTTGGCTGAACAGCTGTTCCAGTCGACGGACGATACCAGATTGCTCCTTTGCCTCGATGCGAGACAGCGCAAGCCGCTGTTCTGCTTCCTGTACCACAGGTTCTTTTGCTCCTGCTTGATCAACTGCATAATTGGCTTGCAAGATCGCCAGTTCACCTTCGAGCACAACGAGCCGCTCTTCAATGTTGCTGTCGCTGATGATGCCAACCGTGTCACCAATGGCTACCGTACGATCCGCTGCCATCTGCTCCGAAAGCGAGAATCTCACTTCCGAGCCGCGCTCAAACTGAGCCACGCTAAAGCCTTCACTTACGCCCGTTTTGTAATTGATGGTATTGGCGAATAACTGTCCGTCTGTTCCCTTGTAAAGGGTCCACAATTTAGCCGGCACAATTTTACCTTCTGCAACAACATTGCATGGCACCTCAATGGGTGATGCCAGCAGCAATCCTGCCGCCGCAATCGTTGCGATAGATATTGAAAATAGTTGCTTGTACATCTGTTTTGCCTGTGTTACAAAGTAACGGACGTAATGATGGCTGAGACCGTTACGGTACCGACCACTGTTGCGCCGTTTACCGTCCCACCATTGAACATCTCGTCGGATGAGCTACCCGAAACGGTGCCGCCACGATAGACGGTGATGGTATCATCCATCGATAGCCACGGGGCTGAGGCGATGAGCGATTGAAATGATTTCCCCGGCGCAATGGCGACGGAGCCGCCTGCACTTTCTAGCGTGACAAGCGTTCCGGGGGCCTGTGGGGTTGAGAACGTGATGGCAACCGAGGGCTGGGTGGAAGAGGTGCCCGGCGTCTGTGCCATTCTGCCTGCTGCGCCGGCTGCGAGGAGCACACCACCGCTTATTGCGAAGTCGCCATTGTAGTCGATCGCGCCCTGCTCGGGGCGTATACCTGGTACGGGGCCGGCGATGGCAAGGCAGCCGTTGGTCATCTCGATGGAGCCGTTTGAGTCGATACCATCGCTACCAGAGGTGATTGTGATCATGCCGCCGTTGAACACCATGTCGTACGGATCGCCAGGACTCTCAACACCGCCCGGATCGTCACCGTCACCGGAAAGGTTAAAGCCATCATCGATAGCAGTGATGTCGAGGGTGCCGCCATTGATGACCAGATCGCCCAGGACAGCTTCGAGTCCTTCAAAGCTCTGGGTC
Proteins encoded:
- a CDS encoding polyphosphate polymerase domain-containing protein, translated to MPGRFEYKYLVPDKLRDEIRAAMRPYVKVDPFAAKQGKNEYTVRSVYYDTHDFSCYDEKHAGVKVRKKFRIRGYDTPGKDSVVFLEIKRKYNNNIEKNRAPMLAEDLATALEGGNIDDSIISFSGNGKEKKDAQRFLYHYNRRRLRPAVLVIYDREPFFSKFDPKVRLTFDKNVRSTLFPSLGMLYKEHQIKYAMPGHFILEVKFFTGLPHWILRILERYQLKRMALSKYTICLDSHNGPRKFRYGLTVDRSPYRTQAPALNNQYAL
- a CDS encoding DUF4956 domain-containing protein, coding for MINELAQLDLFPLSSSAMMLNITIALVCGLFISWIYRLTHTGPGYSANFVNSMVLLAMITAIVIMAIGNNLARAFGLVGAMSIIRFRTAVKDTKDIVYIFFSLAIGMATGVGYHMLALTGTLYVSAILFVFSKTKLSVPNRKEYLLQFSFWANGEETPPYMGVLKQYCKKYKVINVKTLGTEADGVEMSYYVDFKTEKKSASFTKALQDVKGVEHINLFFDEERF
- a CDS encoding aspartyl protease family protein, which codes for MKPSIAFLFVSLLLASSSIAQHTPPQWMTQGPYLGNETSSFEIPVQVMASKIYVEVELGGKPRRFVFDTGSPSMIDKTLAQELGLQVVGKSKGQDSHGNIIESNIVQTSINIGGTIMNKVPMFAADFAGSTATNCFIGDGVLGSELLPLGAWQIDLNKGVIRFNTDVTHMPSLGHATKTQLHSFGYTHTPFLDVQFARRARSKAMFDTGSPAYFAISTADLEGARNAKGVGNTNSGFGSAGGSLGGQAANADQLQVELKALAIDNLKLGRVGAIQRELSPSLIGAAMLKHFVVTLDIKSEAAYFNQYADGGFSHPSFGFSLAFEGEVYVAAVWDNSPAQAAGIRPGLRFTEINGVKPAFTCQGIQQALNAMQADELNLVWATGSATLSRKTSILEK